GGCTTGATTGCCCGACGAATCGTTTGTTGGGTGCGCGAGGGACAACGGGTCGCCGCCGGAGAACTGATCGGGCTCATTCGTTTTGGTTCTCAGGTCGATTTGGTGATCCCGAAGTCGGTTCAGTTGAAGGTCAAAACAGGCGATCGAGTTAAGGGTGGGTCCAGTGTGATGGCTGAGGTTCTTCCAGAATGAAGCGAGGCATTTATCTTTTCCCAAGTATTCTCACGCTGAGCAATCTGGCCGCCGGGATGGTTTCGGTGCTGTTTGCGTCGAATGGTCATTACACGTCCGCTTCCTGGGCCATTTTGGTCGGGATCGTGATGGACATGATGGATGGCCGGGTGGCGCGTTGGGCCGGGGCCACGAGTCAATTCGGTCTGGAACTGGATTCTCTCTGCGATGCCGTTACGTTCGGCGTGGCTCCGGCTGTTTTGATGTATCAGGTGGCCCTTTCGTCCATGGGCCGCTCGGGCGCTGCGATTTCGATTTTCTTTGTGATGGCCGGAGTCCTGCGTCTGGCACGCTTCAATCTCAAAGCCCAGACCGGGGAACCCTCGACGCATTTCACCGGGCTCCCCGTTCCCGCCGCCGCCGGGATTCTAGCTTCTTTCGTTTTGAGTTATGAACTTTTCGGCAACGATACCATTCCGGCGCGAACCATTCCGGCGGTCATGCACCGGATGCCGACCTTTTACCGCTTTGTCCCGGTGATGATGATGCTGTTGTCCGTTTTGATGGTGTCGCAAGTGCAATATGGGAATTTCAAGCAGCTGAAGCTTGGCAGCCCGAAATCCATTCAGACGCTGGTCGTCCTCGTAGGCGGCCTGCTGCTGGTCTTCATTTATCCGCAGAACATGATCTTTGTGATCTTCTGCCTCTATGTCCTCTCCGGCCTTAGTCGGCTCGCGGTGCGGTTTTATTACGCGCAGCGAGCGAAAAGAATGGCGCCACAAAAATGGGGCCGCCGAAGCACGGATGTTGGAGATCCGGGAGCATCACACTAACCGTTTCTGAGGGATCATAACCATGGAATCTAAAAAAGTAATTATTTTCGACACTACGTTAAGAGATGGCGAACAAGCGCCGGGCTGCAGCCTGGGAGCTCCTGAGAAATTGCAGGTGGCGGAGCAGCTGTATCGTCTGGGCGTCGATGTCATCGAGGCGGGTTTTCCGGTTTCTTCGCGAGGGGATTTTGAGTCGGTTCAGCGAATCGCCAGGACGATCGGGCGTCAAGCGGATGCGCCGGAGATCTGCGGGTTGTCCCGCTGCGTTAAAGGGGATATTGAGGCTTGCGGCGCGGCCGTCAAACCGGCCAAGCGCCCCCGCATTCACGTCTTTATCGCGACGTCGGATATTCACCTGGAGCATAAGCTGCATATGACGCGCGCGCAGGTGCTGCAGCGTGCGGTCGAGTCCGTCAAGCTGGCCCGGAAGTACACCCGGGCTGTGGAGTTCTCTGCTGAGGATGCGACCCGATCGGATGTGGCTTTTCTGGTGCAGATCTTCACCGCCGTCATCGAAGCGGGTGCTACGACCATCAATGTGCCTGACACCACCGGGTTTGCGATCCCGTCGGAGTATGGGCAGCTCATCGGAGCGCTGGTGGACCGGATCCCCAACGTCGACCGGGCGATTGTTTCCACCCACTGTCACGATGACCTGGGGCTGTCGGTGGCGAATTCTCTGGCCGGAATCAAGGCCGGGGTGCGTCAAGTGGAGTGCACGATCAATGGGTTGGGTGAGCGCGCGGGCAATACGAGTCTGGAAGAAGTCGTCATGGGGTTGTGGACGCGGAAGGATGTCTTTGGTTTGTCGACAGGGATTCGGACCCGGGAAATCGCCAAGACCAGCCGGTTGGTGTCGTCCCTGACCGGCGTGATGGTCCCCCCGAACAAGGCCATTGTCGGGGCCAATGCCTTCGCGCATTCGTCCGGTATCCACCAGGACGGCATCCTCAAATACCGGCAAACCTATGAGATCATGAATCCCGAGGACGTCGGCATCGAGGAGTCGAGCCTGCTCTTGACCTCGCGCAGCGGCCGTCATGCGCTGGGATCACGCCTGAAAC
This sequence is a window from Elusimicrobiota bacterium. Protein-coding genes within it:
- a CDS encoding 2-isopropylmalate synthase; translation: MESKKVIIFDTTLRDGEQAPGCSLGAPEKLQVAEQLYRLGVDVIEAGFPVSSRGDFESVQRIARTIGRQADAPEICGLSRCVKGDIEACGAAVKPAKRPRIHVFIATSDIHLEHKLHMTRAQVLQRAVESVKLARKYTRAVEFSAEDATRSDVAFLVQIFTAVIEAGATTINVPDTTGFAIPSEYGQLIGALVDRIPNVDRAIVSTHCHDDLGLSVANSLAGIKAGVRQVECTINGLGERAGNTSLEEVVMGLWTRKDVFGLSTGIRTREIAKTSRLVSSLTGVMVPPNKAIVGANAFAHSSGIHQDGILKYRQTYEIMNPEDVGIEESSLLLTSRSGRHALGSRLKQLGYRLTQKQLNEMFVKFKTLADKKRYVFDDDLLALMDEETAEVCDAYSLEYLHTSSGMGTVPTATIRVKLANGDIVQEAACGDGPVDATTRAIDKVVGLKPKLVDYNLHAVTSGKDAQGEVTVRIEESGLMILGRGASTDIIEASAKAYLHAINRLMKAKKQHNKTKIQGKV
- the pssA gene encoding CDP-diacylglycerol--serine O-phosphatidyltransferase; this encodes MKRGIYLFPSILTLSNLAAGMVSVLFASNGHYTSASWAILVGIVMDMMDGRVARWAGATSQFGLELDSLCDAVTFGVAPAVLMYQVALSSMGRSGAAISIFFVMAGVLRLARFNLKAQTGEPSTHFTGLPVPAAAGILASFVLSYELFGNDTIPARTIPAVMHRMPTFYRFVPVMMMLLSVLMVSQVQYGNFKQLKLGSPKSIQTLVVLVGGLLLVFIYPQNMIFVIFCLYVLSGLSRLAVRFYYAQRAKRMAPQKWGRRSTDVGDPGASH